Proteins from a genomic interval of Kribbella aluminosa:
- a CDS encoding SDR family oxidoreductase: protein MSEQRVAIVTGAARGIGAAVAQRLAADGNAVAVIDLDEAACAATVQAITDAGGKAIAVGADVSRSDQVAAAVERVATELGAPTILVNNAGVLRDNLLFKMSEDDWDTVMSVHLKGSFLMSKACQAHMVGAGYGRMVFLSSTSALGNRGQANYASAKAGLQGLAKTLAIELGKFGVTANAIAPGFIETDMTAATAARVGVDFEEFKKATAATIPVQRTGKPEDIAAAASFFCSEEAGFVSGQVLYVAGGPRN, encoded by the coding sequence ATGAGCGAGCAGCGGGTGGCGATCGTGACCGGGGCGGCCCGGGGAATCGGCGCGGCCGTCGCGCAGCGGCTCGCCGCGGACGGGAATGCCGTCGCGGTCATCGACCTCGACGAGGCCGCCTGCGCGGCGACCGTCCAGGCGATCACCGACGCCGGTGGCAAGGCGATCGCGGTCGGCGCCGACGTCAGCAGGTCCGACCAGGTCGCGGCCGCGGTCGAGCGGGTCGCGACCGAGCTGGGCGCGCCGACGATCCTGGTGAACAACGCCGGCGTACTGCGGGACAACCTGCTGTTCAAGATGTCCGAGGACGACTGGGACACGGTCATGTCCGTGCACCTCAAGGGCAGCTTCCTGATGTCGAAGGCCTGCCAGGCGCACATGGTCGGCGCCGGGTACGGCCGGATGGTCTTCCTGTCGTCCACCTCGGCGCTCGGCAACCGCGGTCAGGCGAACTACGCGTCCGCGAAGGCCGGCCTGCAGGGTCTGGCGAAGACGCTGGCGATCGAGCTGGGCAAGTTCGGCGTCACCGCGAACGCGATCGCGCCGGGCTTCATCGAGACCGACATGACGGCGGCCACCGCGGCCCGGGTCGGCGTCGACTTCGAGGAGTTCAAGAAGGCGACCGCCGCGACCATCCCGGTGCAGCGCACCGGCAAGCCGGAGGACATCGCCGCCGCTGCGTCGTTCTTCTGCAGCGAGGAGGCCGGTTTCGTCTCCGGCCAGGTCCTGTACGTCGCCGGCGGACCCCGCAACTGA
- a CDS encoding acyl-CoA thioesterase, with protein sequence MDHHNRHVYHCPLRWGDMDALGHVNNGRYVDYLQDARVDFLFRTAKELGADTLETGLLVARHEVQYRAPLHFRAEPVRIELWISEIRAASFTVDYEILDAEPERRTYVEARTRLVPFDFKANRLRRITPEERTALEKLVGS encoded by the coding sequence GTGGATCATCACAACCGCCACGTCTACCACTGTCCGTTGCGCTGGGGCGACATGGACGCGCTTGGTCACGTGAACAACGGCCGGTACGTCGACTACCTGCAGGACGCCCGCGTCGACTTCCTGTTCCGGACCGCGAAGGAGCTCGGCGCCGACACCCTCGAGACCGGGCTGCTGGTCGCCCGGCACGAGGTCCAGTACCGCGCGCCGCTGCACTTCCGCGCGGAGCCGGTCCGGATCGAGCTCTGGATCAGCGAGATCCGGGCCGCGTCGTTCACCGTCGACTACGAGATCCTGGACGCCGAGCCGGAACGCCGTACCTATGTCGAGGCCCGCACCCGGCTGGTGCCGTTCGACTTCAAGGCCAACCGCCTGCGCCGGATCACCCCCGAGGAGCGCACGGCCCTCGAGAAGCTGGTGGGCTCCTGA
- a CDS encoding acyl-CoA thioesterase, with product MYTYQVQVRWSDIDSYDHVNNVRYFDYLQEARIAFLTQLMAATGDYFELYPCVLASQTVDYLRPILLRHPPYDVDVWIAAVGTSSYTLGSRIVDRSGESDDVYAKAESVIVAVDGTTQVKRPLGEAEKAALLKHVVTS from the coding sequence ATGTACACGTACCAGGTCCAGGTCCGGTGGTCGGACATCGACTCGTACGACCACGTCAACAACGTCCGGTACTTCGACTACCTGCAGGAGGCGCGGATCGCGTTCCTCACGCAGCTGATGGCGGCGACCGGCGACTACTTCGAGCTGTACCCGTGCGTCCTGGCCAGCCAGACGGTGGACTACCTGCGCCCGATCCTGCTCCGGCATCCGCCGTACGACGTGGACGTGTGGATCGCCGCCGTCGGTACGTCGTCGTACACGCTCGGCTCGCGGATCGTCGACCGCAGCGGCGAGTCCGACGACGTGTACGCGAAGGCGGAGTCGGTGATCGTCGCCGTCGACGGTACGACGCAGGTGAAGCGGCCCCTCGGAGAGGCCGAAAAGGCAGCCCTGCTGAAGCACGTTGTGACTAGTTGA
- a CDS encoding globin, with the protein MTEQQSFYDAVGGADTFHRLVAAFYRGVAADPELRAMYPEEDLGPAEVRFRMFLEQYWGGPKTYSEQRGHPRLRMRHAPFAVTPRARDLWLGHMRAALDEIALTPEQDEQIWNYMVMAAQSMVNTDEPQYPGAIDVSGR; encoded by the coding sequence ATGACTGAGCAGCAGAGCTTCTACGACGCCGTCGGTGGGGCGGACACCTTCCACCGTTTGGTGGCCGCGTTCTACCGCGGCGTTGCCGCCGACCCGGAGCTGCGGGCGATGTACCCGGAGGAGGATCTCGGCCCGGCCGAGGTGCGTTTCCGGATGTTCCTGGAGCAGTACTGGGGCGGCCCGAAGACGTACTCCGAGCAGCGCGGGCATCCCCGGCTGCGGATGCGGCACGCCCCGTTCGCCGTCACCCCGCGCGCCCGGGACCTGTGGCTGGGCCACATGCGCGCCGCGCTGGACGAGATCGCCCTGACACCGGAACAGGACGAGCAGATCTGGAACTACATGGTGATGGCCGCGCAGAGCATGGTGAACACCGACGAACCGCAGTACCCGGGCGCGATCGACGTGTCCGGCCGCTGA
- a CDS encoding OsmC family protein: MATTRTAKAHWEGSLMEGAGQVALESSGVGTYDVTWASRANDANGKTSPEELIAAAHSTCFSMALSHALAGAGKPPASIDTQADVTFQPGEGITGIKLSVNGNVPGLTADEFAEFAEGAKKNCPVSQALSAVPITLDVTFTA; this comes from the coding sequence ATGGCTACCACTCGTACGGCGAAGGCGCACTGGGAAGGCTCGCTGATGGAGGGCGCCGGCCAGGTCGCCCTGGAGTCCTCCGGTGTCGGCACCTACGACGTCACCTGGGCCTCCCGCGCGAACGACGCCAACGGCAAGACCAGCCCGGAAGAGCTGATCGCGGCCGCGCACTCGACCTGCTTCTCGATGGCGCTGTCGCACGCGCTGGCCGGTGCGGGCAAGCCGCCGGCGTCGATCGACACCCAGGCCGACGTGACCTTCCAGCCGGGTGAGGGCATCACCGGCATCAAGCTGTCCGTGAACGGCAACGTGCCCGGCCTGACCGCCGACGAGTTCGCCGAGTTCGCCGAGGGCGCGAAGAAGAACTGCCCGGTCTCGCAGGCGCTGTCCGCCGTCCCGATCACGCTGGACGTCACCTTCACCGCCTGA
- a CDS encoding chitinase has protein sequence MKILVSAVTAACLATGVASVAQASTRPVSSPQVQAADAAAMPAAPYLYLGWGNPQKPADVMKAAGNKWFTLAFVLSDGGCNPKWDGSRPLTGGSDQSAINSIRAAGGDVIPSFGGWSGNKLGEKCGSASALAGAYQKVIDAYQLKAIDIDIEDTEFHSSAARQRVVSALKIVKSKNPGITTYITMGTDQGGPDASGVDLIKKGAAAGLANDGWVLMPFDFGGGSTTMATLTKQAEEGLKARLKSAYGYSDDEAYRHMGISSMNGKTDDSGETVRLSDFKTLLSYAQQHHLARFTFWAVNRDRSCGGGNTDGDSCSGISQNAYDFTKVIAQYRR, from the coding sequence ATGAAGATCCTCGTGAGCGCGGTGACCGCCGCGTGTCTGGCGACCGGTGTCGCGTCCGTCGCGCAGGCGAGTACCCGGCCGGTGAGCAGCCCGCAGGTACAGGCTGCCGACGCGGCGGCGATGCCCGCGGCGCCGTACCTGTATCTCGGCTGGGGGAACCCGCAGAAGCCGGCCGACGTGATGAAGGCCGCCGGGAACAAGTGGTTCACGCTGGCGTTCGTCCTGTCCGACGGCGGCTGCAACCCGAAGTGGGACGGCAGCCGGCCGCTGACCGGCGGGTCCGACCAGTCCGCGATCAACAGCATCCGGGCGGCCGGCGGCGACGTGATCCCGTCGTTCGGCGGCTGGTCCGGCAACAAGCTCGGCGAGAAGTGCGGCTCGGCCTCGGCGCTGGCCGGCGCGTACCAGAAGGTGATCGACGCCTACCAGCTGAAGGCGATCGACATCGACATCGAGGACACCGAGTTCCACAGCTCGGCCGCCCGGCAGCGGGTGGTCAGCGCGCTGAAGATCGTCAAGAGCAAGAACCCGGGCATCACGACGTACATCACGATGGGCACCGACCAGGGCGGCCCGGACGCCTCGGGGGTCGACCTGATCAAGAAGGGCGCGGCCGCCGGGCTGGCCAACGACGGCTGGGTGCTGATGCCGTTCGACTTCGGCGGCGGCTCGACCACCATGGCCACGCTCACCAAGCAGGCGGAGGAAGGGCTCAAGGCCCGGCTGAAGAGCGCGTACGGCTACTCCGACGACGAGGCGTACCGGCACATGGGCATCTCGTCGATGAACGGCAAGACCGACGACTCCGGCGAGACCGTCCGGCTGTCCGACTTCAAGACGTTGCTCTCGTACGCGCAGCAGCACCACCTGGCCCGCTTCACGTTCTGGGCTGTCAATCGCGACCGGTCGTGCGGCGGCGGCAACACGGACGGCGACTCGTGCAGCGGGATCTCGCAGAACGCGTACGACTTCACGAAGGTGATCGCGCAGTACCGGCGCTGA
- a CDS encoding GNAT family N-acetyltransferase yields MTCSRTTSPLPRRSRRCRAPRSSRRGSRTATGGARCSASGPCRTTRRRTSTCCASTATRHRSRSYYGPTPVVGVYAVATKPQYRGRGLATSLLAQVRRDAAGRRLTLQVVEGSDAERLYLNAGFRPAYRSPPLRRP; encoded by the coding sequence ATGACCTGCTCGAGAACCACCTCGCCTTTGCCGAGGCGTTCGCGGAGGTGCAGAGCGCCGCGTTCCTCGAGGAGGGGGAGCCGGACTGCGACTGGTGGCGCCAGATGTTCGGCGAGCGGGCCGTGCAGAACTACGCGGCGCCGGACCAGTACCTGCTGCGCGTCGACGGCGACCCGGCATCGATCACGCTCGTACTACGGACCGACTCCGGTCGTCGGCGTCTACGCGGTCGCCACGAAACCGCAGTACCGCGGCCGCGGACTCGCCACCAGCTTGCTCGCCCAGGTGCGACGTGACGCGGCCGGCAGACGGCTCACACTGCAGGTGGTCGAGGGCTCGGACGCCGAGCGGCTCTACCTCAATGCCGGTTTTCGTCCTGCGTACCGGTCGCCGCCTCTTCGTCGGCCTTAG
- a CDS encoding mechanosensitive ion channel family protein, with protein sequence MTDQIVVVPARIAGLIIGFFVLRWVLHKLIRRFARRTGSGAVAGVLAKSKRGQEFVENTLANERRAQRAETIASLLTSTVTIVLSAVLVVMVLAELGFNILPVIASASIIGVALGFGAQTLVKDFLAGVFMIFEDQYGVGDLIDMEKATGTVVAVGLRITTLRGEDGTTWYVRNGEVVRIGNLTTRDPNSTSPSGVGSATERDEAKADEEAATGTQDENRH encoded by the coding sequence ATGACCGATCAGATCGTCGTCGTACCGGCCCGGATCGCCGGACTGATCATCGGCTTCTTCGTGCTCCGGTGGGTGCTGCACAAGCTCATCCGCCGGTTCGCCCGGCGGACCGGGAGCGGCGCGGTGGCCGGCGTACTGGCGAAGTCCAAGCGCGGCCAGGAGTTCGTCGAGAACACCCTCGCCAACGAACGCCGGGCGCAGCGCGCGGAGACGATCGCGTCGCTGCTGACCAGCACCGTGACGATCGTGCTCAGCGCCGTCCTCGTGGTGATGGTGCTCGCCGAGCTCGGGTTCAACATCCTGCCGGTGATCGCCTCCGCGAGCATCATCGGCGTCGCGCTCGGCTTCGGCGCGCAGACGCTGGTGAAGGACTTCCTGGCCGGCGTGTTCATGATCTTCGAGGACCAGTACGGCGTCGGCGACCTGATCGACATGGAGAAGGCAACCGGGACCGTGGTCGCGGTCGGCCTGCGGATCACCACCCTGCGTGGCGAGGACGGCACCACCTGGTACGTCCGCAACGGCGAGGTCGTCCGGATCGGCAACCTGACCACCCGCGACCCGAACAGCACCTCGCCCTCCGGCGTCGGCTCCGCCACCGAAAGGGACGAGGCTAAGGCCGACGAAGAGGCGGCGACCGGTACGCAGGACGAAAACCGGCATTGA
- the malQ gene encoding 4-alpha-glucanotransferase, with protein sequence MTAPTPALVELAVAHGVATEYWNWQGEHVVVSTEVVSEVLAALGVDASTPQKAVLALAEHQLARWRRTLPATVVMREGWTPWFAVHLPHGSAAEVWVDLEDGGHRRDLPQQDHWVEPEWIDGVQVGEATFQLPGDLPLGYHRLCARVGTNPEISVSTLIVTPRKLEPEKLPRTWGWVLQLYSVRSRRSWGIGDLHDLGDLAAWSAHDLGAGFVLVNPLHAAELAGRMEPSPYLPASRRFGNPIYLRIEDIDEYGDLTPMERDQVRALALQVRALSEDSTALDRDTVWAAKREALQVLFRVQPSVGRIAEYGAYCDRESQGLIDFATWAAIADVHGPEWSKWPEELQEPTTPAVVAFRNENPDAVEFHCWLQWQLDEQLGRTQARAKAAGMALGVVHDLAVGVHPDGADAWALQHVLAKNIHVGAPPDAFNQQGQDWSQPPWRPNALAETGYAAWRDLVRAVMRHGGGLRIDHILGMFRLWWVASPERPTEGTYVRYDHEALVGILVLEAQRAGVTVIGEDLGTVEPWVRDYLTERGVLGTSVLWFERDANGKPLAPERWRELCLATVTTHDLPPTAGYLAGDHVQLRNRLGLLARPVAEELAVDEADRDAWLNALRERHLLSNTDGDVERIVEALHRYVAHTPAKLVGVALTDAVGERRTQNQPGTTDEYPNWRVPLGGPEGEPVLVEDLPNNLRLRRLIGALNI encoded by the coding sequence GTGACAGCTCCCACTCCGGCCCTTGTCGAGCTTGCAGTCGCCCATGGCGTGGCCACGGAGTACTGGAACTGGCAAGGCGAGCACGTGGTCGTCTCCACCGAGGTCGTGTCCGAGGTGCTCGCTGCGCTCGGTGTCGACGCGTCTACACCGCAGAAGGCCGTCCTCGCGCTCGCTGAGCATCAGCTGGCGCGCTGGCGCCGTACGCTGCCTGCCACCGTGGTGATGCGTGAGGGTTGGACGCCTTGGTTCGCCGTACACCTGCCGCACGGGTCTGCGGCCGAGGTGTGGGTGGACCTCGAGGACGGCGGTCACCGGCGGGACCTCCCGCAGCAGGACCATTGGGTCGAGCCGGAGTGGATCGACGGCGTACAGGTCGGTGAGGCGACGTTCCAGCTGCCCGGAGACCTGCCGCTCGGCTACCACCGGTTGTGCGCGCGGGTCGGCACCAACCCGGAGATCTCGGTCAGCACGCTGATCGTCACGCCGCGGAAGCTGGAGCCCGAGAAGCTGCCCCGCACGTGGGGCTGGGTCCTCCAGCTGTACTCCGTGCGCTCCCGGCGCTCGTGGGGTATCGGCGACCTCCACGACCTGGGTGACCTGGCTGCGTGGTCAGCGCACGACCTGGGGGCTGGCTTCGTCCTGGTGAACCCCTTGCACGCTGCCGAGCTGGCCGGCCGTATGGAGCCCTCGCCGTACCTCCCGGCGTCACGGCGGTTCGGGAACCCGATCTACCTGCGCATCGAGGACATCGACGAGTACGGCGACCTCACGCCGATGGAGCGCGACCAGGTACGGGCGTTGGCGCTGCAGGTGCGGGCGCTGAGTGAGGACTCGACCGCGCTCGACCGGGACACCGTCTGGGCCGCGAAGCGTGAGGCGCTCCAGGTGCTGTTCCGCGTGCAGCCGTCGGTAGGGCGGATCGCGGAGTACGGCGCGTACTGCGACCGTGAGAGTCAGGGGCTGATCGACTTCGCGACCTGGGCCGCGATCGCCGACGTCCACGGCCCCGAATGGAGCAAGTGGCCGGAGGAACTGCAGGAGCCGACGACCCCGGCTGTTGTTGCCTTCCGCAATGAAAACCCGGATGCGGTCGAGTTCCACTGCTGGCTGCAGTGGCAGCTGGACGAGCAGCTCGGGCGCACGCAGGCTCGGGCGAAGGCCGCCGGGATGGCCCTGGGCGTCGTACACGACCTGGCGGTCGGTGTGCATCCAGACGGCGCCGACGCCTGGGCCTTGCAGCACGTGCTCGCGAAGAACATCCACGTAGGCGCTCCGCCGGACGCGTTCAACCAGCAGGGACAGGACTGGTCGCAGCCGCCGTGGAGGCCTAACGCGCTGGCCGAGACCGGGTACGCCGCCTGGCGCGACCTGGTACGGGCGGTGATGCGGCACGGTGGCGGGCTGCGGATCGACCACATCCTCGGCATGTTCCGGCTGTGGTGGGTCGCGTCGCCGGAGCGGCCTACCGAGGGCACGTACGTGCGGTACGACCACGAGGCGCTGGTGGGCATCCTGGTGCTGGAGGCGCAGCGTGCCGGGGTCACCGTGATCGGTGAGGACCTGGGCACCGTGGAGCCGTGGGTGCGCGACTACCTCACCGAACGCGGCGTTCTTGGTACGTCAGTGCTCTGGTTCGAGCGGGACGCGAATGGCAAGCCCCTGGCTCCGGAGCGGTGGCGGGAGCTGTGCCTGGCCACCGTCACGACGCATGACCTGCCGCCGACGGCCGGGTACCTGGCCGGCGACCACGTGCAGCTACGGAACCGGCTAGGCCTGCTCGCTCGACCCGTGGCCGAAGAGCTCGCTGTTGACGAGGCGGACCGCGATGCGTGGCTCAACGCGCTCCGTGAGCGTCACCTGCTCAGCAACACCGACGGGGACGTCGAGCGGATCGTCGAGGCGTTGCACCGGTACGTCGCGCACACGCCGGCGAAGCTGGTCGGTGTCGCGCTGACCGACGCCGTGGGCGAGCGCCGTACGCAGAATCAGCCGGGCACCACCGACGAATACCCGAACTGGCGGGTGCCGCTCGGCGGACCCGAGGGAGAGCCGGTCCTGGTCGAGGATCTGCCCAACAACCTGCGCCTGCGCCGGCTGATCGGAGCGCTCAACATCTAG
- a CDS encoding lytic polysaccharide monooxygenase, with protein sequence MLRIRKFSMAGIAVGALALTVCTSVPLTVTMNGSRPPSDVAHPGTIPSGRSGRHMILAVWTIADTGNAFYQCSDVSF encoded by the coding sequence ATGCTGCGGATACGCAAGTTCAGCATGGCCGGGATCGCCGTCGGCGCGCTCGCGCTGACGGTCTGTACGTCGGTACCGCTGACCGTCACGATGAACGGCAGCCGGCCGCCGAGCGACGTCGCCCATCCGGGGACCATCCCGTCCGGCCGGTCCGGGCGGCACATGATCCTCGCGGTCTGGACGATCGCCGACACCGGCAACGCCTTCTACCAGTGCTCGGACGTTAGTTTCTGA
- the ctaJ gene encoding aa3-type cytochrome oxidase subunit CtaJ, protein MIAELSGHSLLVFVGIPVLVISVVALLTFASSIANGPRYRPGLSWWAPPVWINGPAATKPDPANLPELEPAPAATATAGSGVARTIGGASASW, encoded by the coding sequence GTGATTGCTGAATTGTCCGGGCACTCGTTGCTGGTGTTCGTCGGGATTCCGGTGCTGGTGATCTCGGTGGTGGCGTTGCTGACGTTCGCCTCCTCGATCGCGAACGGGCCGCGGTACCGTCCGGGGCTGTCCTGGTGGGCACCGCCGGTCTGGATCAACGGCCCGGCCGCCACCAAGCCCGACCCCGCCAACCTGCCCGAGCTGGAACCCGCTCCGGCTGCCACCGCGACCGCCGGCAGCGGCGTCGCCCGCACGATCGGAGGCGCAAGTGCCAGCTGGTGA
- a CDS encoding DUF5130 family protein, with translation MPAGDAFTPDQLYDLERAVRNAEEASGLHFSVYVGGADSETRPFAVELLNELDDPDNTVLVYVDPAGRRLEIVSGEQARRQLSDTSAGLAALTMQTSFATGDLAGGLVTGVQQLGAHAHQPPLLHANNEPHKL, from the coding sequence GTGCCAGCTGGTGACGCTTTCACCCCTGACCAGCTCTACGACCTCGAGCGCGCGGTCCGGAACGCCGAGGAGGCGTCCGGCCTGCACTTCTCGGTGTACGTCGGGGGCGCCGACTCCGAGACCCGTCCGTTCGCCGTCGAGCTGCTGAACGAGCTGGACGACCCGGACAACACCGTGCTGGTGTACGTCGACCCGGCCGGCCGCCGGCTCGAGATCGTCTCCGGCGAGCAGGCCCGCCGCCAGCTGTCGGACACGTCCGCCGGCCTGGCCGCACTGACCATGCAGACGTCGTTCGCAACCGGTGACCTGGCCGGCGGCCTCGTCACCGGCGTACAGCAACTCGGCGCCCACGCGCACCAGCCGCCGCTGCTGCACGCGAACAACGAGCCGCACAAGCTCTAG
- a CDS encoding GNAT family N-acetyltransferase, which yields MSALRPHRIELGDVVLRPFVASDEAAVASALEDPGILRWTAGIAVISSPADLRARRWLEPRIDGWARGNAIFAIAERDTDQVIGHVALRDVHRVPDQAVAAYWVSPVARGRRLGARALDAAARWGFATDGLRLHRISLDHSLVNEGSCHVALRAGFRLEGVMREYYVEPTGQRHDSHLHARLATDAVPQPAGS from the coding sequence GTGTCCGCACTGCGGCCGCATCGCATCGAGCTGGGCGATGTGGTTCTCCGCCCGTTCGTCGCGTCCGACGAAGCTGCGGTGGCCTCGGCGCTCGAAGATCCCGGCATCCTGCGCTGGACGGCCGGGATCGCGGTCATCAGCTCACCGGCGGACCTCCGGGCCCGCAGGTGGCTGGAGCCGCGGATCGACGGCTGGGCGCGCGGCAACGCGATCTTCGCGATCGCCGAGCGCGACACCGACCAGGTGATCGGCCACGTCGCGCTGCGGGACGTGCACCGCGTCCCCGATCAGGCCGTCGCGGCGTACTGGGTGAGCCCGGTCGCCCGTGGCCGCCGGCTGGGTGCCCGGGCGCTGGACGCCGCTGCACGCTGGGGCTTCGCCACCGACGGCCTCCGCCTGCACCGCATCTCGCTCGACCACTCGCTCGTCAACGAGGGGTCCTGCCACGTCGCGCTCCGCGCCGGGTTCCGGCTCGAGGGCGTGATGCGTGAGTACTACGTCGAGCCGACCGGGCAGCGGCACGACTCACACCTGCACGCCCGGCTCGCGACCGACGCCGTACCTCAGCCGGCCGGTTCGTAG
- a CDS encoding aldo/keto reductase, with the protein MRELMIGSDPARQRRVSTIALGAMLMGTVTDEATSFAVLDRYVEGGGTFVDTANNYAFWVNGTQGGESEQLVGRWLKSRGVGDELTIATKVGGRPPQPARQLSENLEGLSAQVVKESLARSLDNLGRDHVDVYYAHIDDPAVPVEQQVETFGSLVKEGMVSLVGLSNYWTWRLERYRALAAQAGLPGHDLLQYHHTYFRARTDLGGLRSKDGSIGVAEGNLLSYLRAEPGPTLVAYSPLLSGGYVRADRPLDESYDHAGTRARKIALDEVVKETGATANQVVLSWLTGGEIPTVALVGASSVAQIGESLAAAELELTSDQRQRLDAAGNN; encoded by the coding sequence ATGCGAGAGCTGATGATTGGGAGCGACCCCGCGCGGCAGCGCCGGGTCAGCACGATCGCCCTCGGGGCGATGCTGATGGGAACGGTGACCGACGAGGCGACCTCGTTCGCGGTCCTGGACCGGTACGTCGAGGGCGGCGGGACGTTCGTCGACACGGCCAACAACTACGCGTTCTGGGTCAACGGCACCCAGGGCGGCGAGAGCGAGCAGCTGGTCGGGCGCTGGCTGAAGAGCCGCGGGGTGGGCGACGAGCTCACCATCGCGACCAAGGTGGGCGGGCGACCGCCGCAGCCTGCCAGGCAGCTGAGCGAGAACCTCGAAGGCCTGTCCGCACAGGTGGTCAAGGAGTCGCTGGCCCGCAGCCTCGACAACCTCGGCCGGGACCACGTCGACGTGTACTACGCCCACATCGACGACCCCGCCGTACCGGTTGAACAGCAGGTCGAGACGTTCGGATCACTGGTAAAGGAGGGGATGGTCAGCCTCGTCGGGCTGAGCAACTACTGGACCTGGAGGCTCGAGCGTTACCGCGCACTGGCGGCCCAGGCCGGACTACCGGGGCACGACCTGCTGCAGTACCACCACACGTACTTCCGGGCGCGGACCGACCTCGGTGGACTCCGTTCGAAGGACGGGAGCATCGGCGTCGCCGAGGGCAACCTGCTCAGCTACCTGCGGGCTGAGCCCGGTCCCACGTTGGTGGCGTACTCACCACTGCTCAGTGGCGGCTACGTGCGAGCCGACAGGCCCTTGGACGAGTCTTACGACCACGCCGGTACGAGAGCTCGCAAGATCGCGCTGGACGAGGTTGTGAAGGAGACAGGCGCAACGGCGAACCAGGTGGTGCTCTCTTGGCTGACAGGTGGTGAGATCCCGACGGTGGCACTGGTAGGTGCGTCCTCGGTCGCCCAGATCGGCGAGAGCCTTGCGGCTGCCGAGCTGGAGCTCACATCGGACCAGCGCCAGCGCCTTGACGCAGCGGGTAACAACTAG